The following proteins are co-located in the Deinococcus aerolatus genome:
- a CDS encoding DUF4352 domain-containing protein, producing the protein MKTIQRAVGLNAALILSTMLSPTGAANPAPKPATPVVQGTTQLAGGQGTLGKTVTLGKGRAAINFTLNSAEFTLARVTVGTNVYVPKADEKLLILRYTLQNPQKESKDVSWNTLKFTAVDAQDTNHEHDNYVGRDGTSEQLDMTLKPAQKINVYAVMAVPAAGPIPKLIVSAGDEFPVQRYDLRGKVKGLAAALADPKDPSFATAREVQTVANSTYAPLGKFDMKLDAAALSPAAINGQTPPSGQRYLVATLGLRNGTAKTAEAAEWTFNTFKFQLRNADGEVQVYDDYLLKVARDETANGTLKPGEEARFRVYFLLPDNVAGSTLSVSEGESRTIAFSVSAAR; encoded by the coding sequence ATGAAGACAATCCAACGCGCAGTGGGCCTGAACGCCGCACTGATCCTGTCCACGATGCTTTCCCCCACAGGCGCAGCCAACCCGGCACCCAAACCTGCCACACCCGTCGTTCAGGGCACCACGCAGCTGGCAGGCGGGCAGGGAACCCTGGGCAAGACGGTTACCCTGGGCAAGGGCCGCGCGGCAATCAACTTCACGCTCAACAGCGCTGAATTCACGCTGGCCAGAGTGACTGTAGGCACGAATGTCTACGTGCCGAAGGCCGACGAGAAGCTGCTGATTCTGCGCTACACGCTGCAAAACCCTCAGAAGGAATCGAAGGACGTGTCCTGGAACACCCTGAAATTCACCGCCGTGGATGCCCAGGACACCAACCATGAGCATGACAATTACGTCGGGCGGGACGGCACGTCCGAACAGCTCGACATGACCCTCAAGCCGGCCCAGAAAATCAATGTGTACGCGGTGATGGCCGTGCCCGCGGCGGGTCCGATCCCGAAACTCATCGTGAGCGCCGGAGACGAGTTCCCGGTGCAGCGGTATGACCTGCGCGGAAAGGTCAAAGGCCTGGCGGCCGCGCTCGCCGACCCGAAGGACCCTTCTTTCGCCACGGCCCGCGAGGTCCAAACGGTCGCGAACAGCACCTACGCTCCACTCGGAAAATTCGACATGAAGCTGGACGCGGCGGCGCTGTCACCGGCAGCGATCAACGGCCAGACTCCTCCCAGTGGGCAGCGGTACCTGGTGGCGACCCTCGGCCTCCGGAACGGCACCGCGAAAACGGCGGAGGCAGCCGAATGGACATTCAACACCTTCAAGTTCCAGCTGCGGAACGCCGACGGGGAGGTGCAGGTCTACGACGATTACCTGTTGAAAGTCGCCCGGGACGAAACAGCCAACGGCACCCTCAAACCGGGGGAAGAAGCGCGGTTCCGGGTGTATTTCCTGCTGCCGGACAACGTGGCGGGCTCCACACTCAGCGTCAGTGAAGGCGAGTCTCGGACGATTGCTTTCAGCGTCAGCGCCGCCCGCTGA
- a CDS encoding carboxypeptidase regulatory-like domain-containing protein, whose amino-acid sequence MWIQPASFQGLIKARTDAQGYYKSPELNLAVAPFEAQAYKLLDYHGERTCVRMGGETLADFDVFNPRDGAVRNFRWKMTGPAEGGYDNLTWGGDLRFYQDPSTADADVVRDDETIEVTLVPNGPLVDGSVGQRLTRIVQAGQGVRDVPAGRYDISAAVVNDDGTKTPLNIKADNDVQKVPFDTTITILFDGLSSCGHYATYHATPLALSR is encoded by the coding sequence GTGTGGATTCAACCCGCGTCCTTCCAGGGCCTGATCAAGGCGCGTACCGACGCCCAGGGCTATTACAAGTCCCCTGAGCTCAATCTCGCCGTTGCCCCCTTTGAGGCTCAGGCCTACAAGCTCCTGGACTACCACGGTGAAAGGACCTGCGTGCGGATGGGCGGTGAAACCCTGGCTGACTTTGACGTCTTCAATCCCCGCGACGGCGCCGTGCGCAACTTCCGGTGGAAGATGACCGGGCCGGCCGAGGGCGGCTACGACAACCTCACCTGGGGCGGTGACCTCCGGTTCTACCAGGATCCTTCAACGGCGGACGCCGACGTGGTCCGCGACGACGAGACCATTGAGGTGACGCTGGTGCCGAACGGACCGTTGGTTGATGGCAGTGTCGGCCAGCGCCTGACGCGCATCGTCCAGGCGGGCCAGGGGGTCAGGGACGTCCCGGCCGGGCGTTATGACATCTCCGCGGCGGTCGTGAATGACGACGGGACAAAGACACCACTGAACATCAAAGCCGACAATGACGTGCAGAAGGTGCCGTTCGATACCACAATCACGATCCTGTTCGATGGCCTGTCCAGCTGCGGGCATTACGCCACGTACCACGCCACCCCCCTTGCCCTTTCCAGGTGA